GTTTTCACACAAAAATCAAAAGCTAAACCTCCAACAAGAACTAAATCAACTTTTTGTTCGCGTAAATACTCAAGTACTCCAGTTGAAAGCTGTTCGACAATATCGTGGTAACAAGCGCCGTACGGATGAATGTCCGGCTCCATACCTTTCCAAATAAAGTAATCATAATCAGTCACAACTGGTAAACCATCTAATAATTCAAAACCTTTTGTACCTGGTTCACAGTGCCTTACCCAAGTACGGTCTGCATTTGGATATTCGAGTTTAGCCAGCATTTCGTCTTTGGAATCAACTACCCATACAGCATTTTGCGGATGCGCATCTTTACTACCAATTCGAATAGAAGCAAGGCTTGCCATAAAATTAAGTTCTGGCACAATTTTGTCTCCGCCCGAAACCGGTAATTCATCGGGACAAAGCGGTGTAAAGCCTTTTTGTGCATCAATATCAAAAGCGGCAATTTTCATTTAATTTTCCTCCAAGTTTTTATACGTTAGTTGTGCAAACTGGCCGAAACGAGTTACTTCTTCCAGCTCTAGCGCGTGCTCTCTATCTTCTTCAAAGAGCGGAATTCCTTTTCCTAAAATAATCGGCGCAATCGTTATCACAAAGCGATCTATCGCCTTCTCTTTTAAAAATTGTTGCACTAATTTCGCGCCACCAACAAGCCAGATTTTTTCACCATCAATGTTATTTAACCAGGTATCAACAGTGCCGGCAACAAAGTCAGCGTATTCGTCTTTTGTCCCAGCTTTCGTGTTGGAAAAAACGTAGACATCTTTTTTACTGTAAGGGAACGTGTCCGTAAGCGAGAAAATTTGTTGATACGTCGTCCGTCCCATGACAACTGTATCTACGTTGTCAAAGAAAGCTTCATAACCTGCATCCCCTTCACTATCAATAGATTCTAACCATTCGACACTTCCGTTTTCATCTGCAATGTAACCGTCCAAGCTAACTGCGATATATAGCGCAACTTGTTTTTCACTCATCATTACTCCAATCCTTTCACTACTAATTTTCCAATCATTTTTCCGGATGAGATAATTTTGTGAGCTTCTTCTATTGTCGCCGCGTTCACGGGTGATAAAACTTGATTTAATGTCGTTGTTAATTCGCCCGCATCTAACATTTGTGCCGCTTCCGTTAAAATCTCATGCTGCTTAATTTTATCTTCTGTATTATATTTCGAGCGAGTAAACATGAATTCATAGCTGAAAGTAGCACTCTTGTCTTTTAAAAGAGTCATTTTCACTGGCTCTGCAAGTTCTACAATAGAGCAAATTTTCCCTTGTGGGCGAATCACTTCTTGCATCACGTCCCAGTGAGCGTTAGTGTTATGCAAACATAAAATAAAATCAACACTCTGCTCAAATCCAAGTTCATTCAGTTGTTTTGGGATATTTTCTCGGTGATTGATAACATAGTTCGCACCGTGCTTCTTGGTCCATTCTATTGTTTCTGCGCGCGATGCAGTGGCAATGACTTCAAGGCCAGCGTTCGCAGCCAACTGAGTCGCAATGGAACCAACACCACCAGCTCCATTAATAATTAAAATCGCTTTTCCTTTGTCATTTTCCGTAATTCCTAAACGTTCAAAGAGTGCTTCCCACGCTGTAATAGTGGTCAGTGGCATCGCAGCAGCTTCCTCTACGGTTAATTTCTGTGGTTTCAAACCAACTAACCGTTCATCAATTAAAGTGAATTCTGCATACGCTCCGGGCCTTGTGACGTCACCAGCGAAATAAACGTCTTGGCCAGTTTTAAATAAAGTAACATCACTCCCAGTATCGACAACCTCTCCAACTGCATCCCAGCCTAAAATTCGAACTTCTTCTCCGGATAGCTTAGTTGCTTCAAGTTGCTTAGTATCTACTGGATTGATGGAAATAGCTTTAATTTTCACTAGTAAATCATGACTTCCTGGTACTGGTTGGTCAATTTCTATATCCACGAAACCCGTTGACGCTTTTGTTAATCCTACAGCTTTCATTTGACAACACCTCTCGTTTCCTTTTCCCGAATTTCTTAAAATAATGCACATTTAGATAAAAAAGCCTTCTCAAATTCACTGAGAAGGCTTTAAAACTTATTTTTCGTCAAGCAGTTCACTATCTTTGAATTTCATTTTCGCATGACAGGCCGGGCATTTGATTTTCAACTTGCCGCCGTGTGAATGAGTATGGTCGCTATCTTCTTTTGTGGAAAGAAGCATTTTGCTAGCTTTTTTTAGTAGTGGGATAGCGATAATAACACCGATGATTGTGAACATTGCTAGAACCCCGATAAATACTAAGGTTACGGCAACTACAGCGATAAAAGTTTTTTTCAAAAAATGACCTAAATCAACTTGTTCTTCCATCTAAACCAACTCCTCTAATTGATACGTTCATCATATCATGAAGTGGCATTAATTGCAGTGATGATGGTGAGCATGATTTCCTTCAAGTTGAATCGTACTGTGTTCCAATGAGAAATTCTCTTGCAAATAATGCTCGATATCTGCCAAAATTTTATCTCGGTCAGCATCTTCACATACGGTCAAATGAGCTGTAAGAGCATTGAAATCCGAAGTAATCGCCCACACATGTAAATCATGCACTTCCTTCACACCATCTTGTTGTTGGAAGAATGTCTTGATTTCTTCTGTATCCACATTCGCCGGTTTTCCTTCCATCAAAATATGAATCGCATCTTTCAGCACACGCCAACCACTAACTAAGATAAGCGCCGCAACGATAACACTGGCGATTGGATCGGCGATATTCCAGCCTAGGAAAATAATTAGTAATGCAGCAATAATCGCGCCTACAGAACCAAGCAAATCTCCAAGTACATGCAAGAAGGCACTACGCATATTCAAATTCTCGCTAGTATCACCTTTCATTAAAATCCAAGCGACTAAAATGTTGACCAGTAACCCAATAACAGAAATGGTCATCATCCCTGCGCCAATTACTTGTGGCGGATCAAAGAAGCGACCAATTGCTTCATAAAATATGAAAACAGAAATCCCAACGAGCGTTAACCCATTTAAAAATGCTGCTAAAATTTCAAATCGTTTATAGCCATATGTTTTATCCGAACTGGCTGCTTTTTCGCCAAATTTGAACGCCGCTAAACTCAAACCAAGCGCCACTGCGTCAGATAGCATATGCCCCGCATCAGAAAGCAGCGCCAAACTATTGGTCATAATTCCACCAATAACTTCCACTATCATAAATGTAGCGATTAAGATAAAACTGATAAATAATGATTTTTTGTTGGCATTATGCGCATGGTTATGATTGTGTCCATGAGCATGATCGTGGTTATGTGCCATGTGATTACTTCCCCTCTGTAAGTAGCTAATTTCTTTATATGCATATGTTAGCATATATACATTTTAAGTGCAACCATTCTTATAAAAAAAGAAGCTGATCCTCAAAAACCAGATCTAAAAATCTCACTTTTGAGGATCAGCTTCCTATTATCTACCCATTCTTTTTCTTATAAAATTTCTTCTTGCATAAACAATCCTAGTCCACCAATATCATGATGCTTTGCGATTTTATCCGCTTTTTCTAAAGCTAGCGGAATGCCATTTTCCATCGCTACGCCAATTTCGGCTAATTCAATCATACCGACATCATTTTCATTATCACCAAAAGCAATTGTTGAATCCAGGTCAATATAGCCGTTATCCGCCAAATAAGTTAGGCCTTTCGCTTTATCAATACCCTCATTCATAATATCAATTAAATTCGAAGCCGATGCAAGTACAGAAAGTGGCAACCCTTCAAGAGCCGCTTTGATTTCTGCTCGTTTTTCTAAGTCCGATTCAATGACAAGTACTTTTAGCGGAAATTCACCTTCGCGAAGCACACTAAAAGGATCTGTTGTTAACGTAATTGGCACCTGTTCGTTTTCTGGTAAAGTTTTATTCAATTCATTAAAAAAGGCGATTTTACCAGTATTGGTTGGTCCAAGAATTCGTTCCGTTGTATAAATATGATAATTCACCCCAAGTGGCTCAAGCGTCTCTAAGATAGTATGTACTAGATCCAGCTCGATATTACTTTTATATAAAATTTCTCCTGTCGTAAAATCGCGTACCAATCCGCCATTACAGGAAATGACTGGTGTTTTAATTTTCAGTTCGTGAATAAATGGTAAAATTGCTAAATCCAAACGACCTGTCGCTAGGAATAATTTTTTACCGCCAGCTTGCCAATCCATTAATACTTCTTTGTTTAAAGGATGAATTTGATCTCCTTTTTTTACAAGTAATGTACCGTCCATATCTGTAATAACTGTGTCAATTGCTAGATTTGCCAATAGTTTTCGCACCTTTCTAAAATTCCGTCATTATGTACCTCGATTATAGACGAGTTTTACATGATTGTCACGTCGATTTTTGGTATAATAAGTTGGAATGGAGGAAGATACTTAGTGAAGAAATATTTTATTACTATCATGATTTTACTTTTTGGCGCGCTTATTCTTTCTGCATGCCAAAATGATGAGGCCGAGAGCAGCGAGCCTCCTAAAGTAGATTTAAAAGACCAAATACCAATTATTCTAATTCATGGCAGCGGCGGCGATACGCATTCTCTTGATGAAATGGCTGATCAGCTGATGAATGAATATAAAACCTCTAACGAAGCGATGGCGATGTCTATTAACTCAGACGGCGACATTACTTTCCAAGGAGAATTAACCAAAGATGCCAAACGTCCCATTATAAAATTTGCGTTCGACCAAAACCAAGCAACTCCAGATGATTGGTCTAAATGGTTGAAAATTGCTATGACTGACTTGAAATCCCGCTATGGTTTCACACAAATGGATGGTGTCGGTCATTCCAACGGCGGATTGGCTTTGACTTATTTTGCTGAAGATTACCCTTCTGACAAAGAGGTGCCAACATTGCGTAAATTAGTAGCAATCGGCTCACCTTTTAATGATTTAGATCCAAACGATAACGGAAAAGACCTCGCTTTCAAAACATTACCAAATAGTACACCACAATTAGATTATTTCATGGAAAAACAAACGGATATAAACCCTAATTTAGAAGTACTCGCTATCGCAGGTGAATTAAGTGAAGATAATCCAACCGACGGAATCGTACCAACAAACAGTTCTCTAGCAACGAGACTTTTTGTCGCAGGGAACGCAAAAGCCTATATAGAAGATGTTCAGGTTGGCGAGAGCGCTGTCCATCAAACATTACACGAAACACCTAAAAGCATTGAAAAAACGCATTGGTTTTTAGAAGAATTCAAAACGGATGAAACAGTTATCCAGTTAGATTACAAATAGGAGGAATAGCAGTTGATACACATAGAGGCGAAAATCCAAGTGAAACCAGATTTTATAGAATCATTTTTAAAAGAAGTGGAGCTAGTCATCCAAGGTTCGCTTTCAGAAGCCGGAAACCATGGCTATGAATTAGTTCGTTCTGTGAAAACCCCATCTACCTTCTATCTCTTAGAAAAATGGGCAGATGAAGCTGCTATTCAATTCCATAATTCAACAGAGCATTATAAACGTTTTAAACGGGAAATTCCTGCATTTTTAGCAAGCCCGACCGAAGTGGATGTGCTCACTAAAAACAAAAAATGATTTTACAAAAAAAGATGGCTCTCTATTTTCATAGAGGCCATCTTTTTTTATTTGCTATACGATTTTTTGAAAATACGTAAGGATACACCTACAAGTAATAGCCCTGCTAACAAGTAAAGCATATTTTGGCTGTCACCTGTTGCCGGGTGTTTGCCTGTTTGGCTCTTCTTGTTTTGATCTTTAGCTTTATTATTTGTATTTGCTGGTGGATCCGATAAACCGCCATTATTATTTTCGGTTACAGTAGTACCGCCACCTGTTTGCGGGTCATTATTTACAATCTTGCTAAATTGCGCATATAAAGTGATCCCTGCTGCCGGCATTTTGTTTGTTGCGAAGTTCCATTTGTTTCCGCCTGTTTTCGCATCATACCAACCGTCGAAAGTATAACCATCTTTTGTTGGTGCTGCTGGTTCAGTGATGAAACCTTCCACCACAATAGCTTCTGTTGTTTGAACATCGTCTATATCAAAAACAACATTAGCTAAAATAGGCGTAGGTTTTGGAGTAATACGAACCGTTACTTGAACTGGTTTTGCATCTACGTCATCTGAATTAACAGATTTCAGTGTTACTGTATAATCACCAGCTTCATTCAATTTTACAACTGTTCCGAAATCACTTGTAATAACAGAACCATCATTCGTTGAAGCTTGAATATTTTTCAGAAAATCAGCTTCTGTCACTTCAGCAAATACCATATAGCTTATTTCCGGATTAGCTGTAATAACTGGGGCAAGCGCCTTATTAATGTGAACTTTTACTTTCACTGGTTCCGCTTCAAAGCCTGCACTGTTTTTCGCATTTAATGTTACTTCATAAGTTCCACCTTTGGTAAAATCAACAACTGTATCGTAATCAGATGTTATAGTGGCTCCTTCTGTTACACTTGCTGCAACATTTGACAAAAATACCTGTTCAGATATGTTTGCATTTTTATCATAATAGATTTCATCTCTTGCTGTTATCACTGGTAAATCAACTTTTTTCAAAGGAACAGTTACTTTACCAGAGAAAGTTCCATCAATAGGAGATTGACTCACAGACTCACTAAATCCGTAATCTACTGTATTTACGTCTTTTAAATTTGCAGCAGTCCACGTAATTTGATTGTCTTTATAAGTACCCTTATCTGAAATAGAGTTCGCTGTCGCTACTTGTCCAAAGTTTTTGATACTATTATCAAGAACTAAATTTGACGCAACAGTTTGTTCAGGAAGTGTAATTGTTTGATCTGATGCATTGATATAGGTCAATTTTGGAAGTTTTGTTTTCAACTCTTCCGGCAATACACTAACATGGTTATTAGTTATTGCAATATTTGCTACTTCTGGAAATGATTTTAAACTATCTAATTCAGTTATTTCATTTTTACTTGCATAGATTCTTGTAATAAGTGGTAAATCTTCTAATCCTGCTAAAGTTTTTACTTTATTATCATAGATAGTTATGTTGATTGCTAGCGGAAGATTTTTTACTGTTACTTCTGTCATAGAACATTCACTTAAAGCGAGAGCCCCTGCCATTGCTGGTAAATTTTCTAAAGTCATTTTCGTTAATGTGCGTGTTTTTGAGAAATCAATTGTATCTCCAGAGGCATCACTTACACCGCCAGCAACTTTTAAGTCTGGAAGATTCTTTAAAACAACTTCAGTTAATTCTGCGCTATCTTGCGTGTCGCAAAAGACTTTAACTAATTTAGGTTGATCTTGAATATCGATTGTAGTTAAATCGTTACCTCTTAAATTGATACTAGTTACGTTTGGTAAAGTGATATCACCTTTCAAACTAACCGTAGTAATTTTGTTGTCGCTTAAATTGATGCTAGTTACATTACGTAACAAATCAATCCCTGCTAAGTTAGCGATTTCTTTTGAATTAGCTGTTAGTGTCACAACTTTATCCAAATCATCTTGTGTCGCTACTTGTGTAATATCATCCGAGCCAGTCGCTGCTTGTGCGACAACTTTCGCTAAATTAGCATCAGGAAATGCACTTGCATAAGTACTACCTGCTTGAAGAGTTGCTTTAAGTGGCTTAGTATCTGCAGCAAAAGTTGCTAATGGATATGCACTAAATGATTGGAAAAGAATCATTCCTGCTACAATAATTAAACTTAATTTTCTTTTCACGATTTTCCTCCCTCTATTCATGTTGTTAAACTAAGTAATAAGTGAAAGTTAAAATAAAAAAACATGCCTATTTAATTCATTTAAAGGCATATCTCACGAACTCCCTATAGTATTATATATGTAAAAACTTTTCGATTTTTACTAAAAACAGACTTAAAAACAGTTCTTTTCTACTAAGTGCGTCTTTTTTGTGAACGAAATATTTTTACTTTTCTAATAATCATTCTTTTTTAACAAGAATTACAATCGTCCCAAGCGCACGAAAACAGTTGGGCTACAAGGTTTTTGTTAAACCGAGCTGATTTTCGTTACTTTTTTCAGCAATTCCCAATAGATACTAATTTAACTAGTAAAAGAGGAAAAAAAGCCGCATATGAACATCGTGCTTCATACGCGGCTTCCAATTTTTATTTATGAGACATTTTTTTGATATAGCCAAACGTTCCAGCGATTAGTAATAATCCTATTAATAGATAAAGGATATTTTCTTGGTCGCCTGTTTTTGGTAATTTTTTACTTTGTTTTGTTATCTTAACAGGGTCATTAGCTGGTTTTACCGCAGCAGTAATGTTTGTTTTTTCTGTTGCCGGTAAGATATTATCGATTGGATCGTCTTGATGTGCTGGATCTGATGGATCTGATGGATCTGATGGATCTGATGGATCTGATGGTTGAATCGGATTTACCGGGTCTACTGGATCTACCGGAGCTACTGGGTTTTTGGTAAAGCGCGCATATAAAGCTAAATCATTTGCTGGCATTTTGTTTGTAGCAAAATCCCATTTATTCCCGCCTGTTTCGGCATCATACCAACCATCAAATGTATAACCAGCTTTTATCGGTGCTGTCGGTTCTTGTAGTAATCCTAGGTAATCAACTGTTTGTGTTGTTACTGCTTCACCATTAAGTGTGACAGTATATGATTTAACGGTAAAGCGGGCATATAGCGTAACGTCTTTTGCTGGCATTTTATTTGCTGCAAAATCCCATTTACTACCACCTGTTTCCGCATCATACCAGCCATCAAATGTATGGCCTTCTTTTGTTGGTGCTGTTGGCTCCTCGATTAGGGCATCGTAGTCAACCGCTTGTGTCGTTGTGGTATCTTCCACATTAAACGTTGCTGTATAGGCTTTTAAACTGAAGCGAGCATATAATGTCATGTTTTTCGCTGGCATTTTATTGGTCGCAAAATTCCATTTGGTTCCGCCTGTTTCGGCATCATACCAGCCATCAAATGTGTAGCCATCTTTTGTTGGTGCTGTTGGTTCTGTCAGAAGACTGTCGTAATCAACGGCTTGTGTCGTTGTTGTTCCTTCTTTATCAAATGTTGCTGTATAAGCATTTGTACTAAAACGGGCATATAATGTGACGTTTTTCGCTGGCATTTTATTCGCTGCGAAATCCCATTTGTTTCCACCTGTTTCGGCATCATACCAACCAGTAAATGTATAACCGTCTTTTGTCGGTGCTGTCGGTTCTTGGATAAGGCTATCGTAATTGACTGTTTGTGTCGTTGTCGTTCCGTCTTTGTCAAATGTTGCTGTATATGATTTGACTGTGAAACGAGCGTACAATGTGACGTTCTTGGCAGGCATTTTGTTCGTTGCAAAATTCCATTTGGTTCCACCTGTCTCCGCATCGTACCAACCATCAAATGTGTAACCGTCTTTTGTCGGTGCTGCCGGTTCTGTCAGAAGACTATCATAATTAGCTGTTTGTGTCGTTGTTGTTCCTTCTTTGTCAAATGTTGCTGTATACGATTTAACGCTATAACGAGCATATAATGTGATGTTGTTCGCTGGCATTTTGTTCGTCGCGAAATTCCATTTGGTTCCGCCAGTTTGTGCGTCGTACCAACCGTCAAACGTGTAACCATCTTTTGTTGGTTCGGTTGGTTCTGTCAGTGCTTCTTGATAATCGACCGTTTGCGTTGTCGTTGTTCCATCGTTATTAAAAGTCGCAGTGTAATTATTCATCGTAAAACGGGCATATAAAGTTACTGGATTTGCAGGCATCTTATCTTGAGCAAAATCCCACTTTTTACCGCCTGTTTCTGCGTCATACCAACCATCAAATGTATAACCAGCTTTCGTTGGTGTTGTTGGTTCTTCTGCAAGACCATCATAGTCCACTGTTTCTGTCGTTGTTACTCCGCCATTATCAAAGGTCATAGGATATGTTTTAGATGCAAATCGAGCATATAGTGTGATGTTTTTCCCCGGCATTAAATCGTTAGCAAAATCCCATTTTTTGCCGCCTGTTTCGGCATCATACCAACCAATAAATGTATAACCATCTTTTACTGGTTTTGTAGGTTCATTAATTTTATTTTGATAAACAACTGGTTGTGTAGCTGTTCGTTCTTCTGAGATTAATGTAGCTGTGTAGGTTTTAATTGTGAAATATCCGTATAGATGCAAATCGTGTCCTGGCATTGGTAACCCAGTTGGGGTCCAGCGAACTCCTTGCCCATTCGGTTGATCATACCACCCCCAAAAGGCATAACCTTCTACAACTGGTATCGCCGGATTTGTTTTGATCAGCTCACCTGCTTCAAGCTCTTCTGTAATAGTCAAATTCCCCTGAACATCTAAAATGACTTTGTATTTCGTCGCCGTCTCTGCTGCATTTGCATTGTTTCCATTATTTTCTGAAGCCCATATAGCAAATGGGTCTGCGCTTAATTGTAAAAGGATTATTCCTACTGCAATTAGTAAACTAATTTTTCTTTTCATATTGTCCTCCTCATCTAGGTTGCAAAATTAGATATATAATTAATTTTATTTCATTGTTCATAATAAAAAAGCACCTGTATTTTCGTTAAAGGCGTCCAATTATTTATTCACTTTAAGATTATATCTTGAGGGACACTACTAAAGAATACTAAAAACAGACTTCTGCGCATGTTTTTTGTGACAGTTCAGTGACGAAATGAGCCATTTTTAAGCAAATAGTGCAAAACCCGTTGTTTTTGTGTACTATTTCAAGACTTTTTCTATCACTCGTACATTTCACGGCCTGTTTCTATGCTAGTATTTCAATAAATAACTAAAAAAATTTGGCCCCCCGCAAAGAGGACCAAATTTTTATTCTGCTTTTAAATAGCCATCTTCAATTCGAATCACACGGTCGACTAAATCTAACACTCGTTCGTCATGTGTAACCATGATGGCAGCTTTATTTTTCCGTTTTACTTCATCTGCAATCATTTGAACTACTTTATGTCCGCGGTTGGCATCTAAACTAGCTGTGGGTTCATCGGCTAGAATAATATCTGGATCATTCATGAGTGCTCTAGCAATGGCAACGCGTTGTTTTTCGCCACCTGACAAACTCTCCGGATAATTGTTTTGGCGCGCGGTTAAGCCTAATTCTTGAAGCAATTTATCTGCTCTTTCTTTCGCAGCGCTACCTTTTTCACCGGATAATTCCGCAATGACGAGTAGTTGGTCACGAACACTTAGGTAAGGAATTAAGTTGGCACCTTGGAAAATAAAGCCAACTTTGTCGAGTCGCACCTTCGTTAATGCTTTTTCAGACATGTTATTTAATGTCGTTCCACCAATGGCAATTTCGCCTTCTGTTGGAGATAATAAAGCGCCTGCGATTGATAAAAATGTACTTTTCCCAGCGCCAGAAGGTCCGACGATTGCAACGAATTCTCCTTGTGCTACTTCTAAAGAAACATTTTTCAATACTTCGATGACTTGCTCGCCATCTTGATAATTTTTAGAAATATTTTTCATTATTAAAGTCATTAGTTTGCCCTCCCAATTGCTTCTAACGCGTCTACTTTTGCTACACGATAGAGTGATAACATCGATCCGATGACTGCGACAACAAGGAATAAAGCAGAACAGCCGATTGCAAGTACCGGGCTGAGTGTAAATGGCATACTCGCTGGTAAAATTGCTGCGAGACCAAATGTTAAACCATTACCAATTAACAAACTGACAACTGATAGGAAAACAACTTGGGTAACGATACTCCGACCTAAATAGGCTGTTCGTGCACCAACTGCTTTTAAAATCCCAAATTGATTGATTTTTTGAATCGTAATGACGTAAAAGAAAGCAGCTAGAACAAATGCGGCGATGACGAATAAAAAGGCAATCATCATCAGTAGTGATCCTTGTTCTTCTGAGTAGCCAGGGATACCTTGAAGCACTTCTTTACTAGATGAAAGTTTCATAGAACCGAGTGATAGGTTTTTAGCTGTGCTTTCAGAAACATCTAGCGCTACGGCGTTATATTCTCCTTCTGCTGCTTGGTTCGTTTGATGCACTAACTTCCAAGCATCCCAGCCGACGAATATAACCGGTGAATGGCTAAATGTGTTATTTTTGGTGAAGGCGGTAATCGTGAACTCTTCTCCTGTTGCGCTATCTTTGAGTTTGCTTCCTAATTTATAACCAGACTCTTTTAAAGAAATATCGGCTACTACTTCTGTTGTTTTCTGTGGCTCTGTTCCTTCTGAGATGGCCGGTTTCATAAATCCTGTTTTATCTATACCGAAATAAGTAATGTCCGTTTTTTTATCTTTGTCGGGTGGTGTGATCGTGCCCATTTGCACGCCCAGGTTGGTGCTTTCTGATTTTTTCACTTGCTTCGCTACGCTTTCTGTTTCGGATGCAGTTAAATTGGACCTCGTTAAGCGATTATCTGAGTCTTTTTGTAATACATAATAAGTCGCTTTATTGGATGAAATGGCTGCCCCATTATCATTTGCAAGTCCATTCGCAAGTCCCGTTACAAACAAAACGAGCCATGCAATTAATACCATGATTAATCCGATTAAAATATAGCGTAATTTTGAGTGTTTTAATTCTCTTAATGCCAAAAACATTCCGTTCAACTCCTTCTAAGATCTTACCCTTAGTTTAAAGAAGTTTTGTAAACGGAATGTGAATCGGATTTTACAAATTTAGTTTTTTGGTAGTTTAACTGTGAATGTCGTGCCTTTTTCGGGGCTACTTTGCACGGTTATTTCGCCGTGATGGAGTGTAATGATTTTCTGGCAAATGGATAATCCTAGGCCACTCGAGCCTTCTTCCCGGGTGCGGCTCTGGTTGGCTTTATAAAACCGTTCAAAAATCTTGGCCATATCCGACTTACTTATGCCGACTCCGCTATCTTGGACTTCAACAAAAACATTTGTCCCTTCTTCGTATAGGTGAATTTGAATATTCCCGCCCTGTGGTGTGAATTTAATCGCATTAGTTAACAAATTGGACCATACTTGGTAAAGCAATTCGGCATCGCCAGTATAGTTTACATCTGCTAAATCTAAGTTTATCGTTAGTTCTTTCTCGCGCCAGCTCCACTCGGTCATTTGGATCAATTGGCGCCACTGCTTGGCTAAGTGAACTGGTTCTTTTTTCCGTAGCTCTGATTCTTGATCAAGTGAAGCGAGTGTGAGTAGTTGTTTGGTTAAGGAAGATAGACGTGTTGTCTCCTCTGATAACACGGTTAAATATTCGGCTTGTTCTTTTTCGGTTAGTGTTCCAGAACCTAAAAGTCTCGCAAAGCCTTGCATGGATGTGAGCGGAGACTGTAGTTCATGAGAAACATTGGCGACAAATTCTTGGCGTGCAGCTTCAGATTTTTCGAGTTCACTGGCCATTTTAGCAAACGAGTCTGCTAGCTGACCAATCTCATCTTTACGCCGGACTTCGAGTGCCACATCGTAATTACCTTTACGGATTTTTTTCGTTGCATTCGTCAGCTTCACGACCGGATTAACAATATATCTGCCACTAATCAGGACAAATAGGATACTAATGATGGATGTGAAAATAAGTATCATCGCGAAAAATATTCGAAGTTCCCCAAATTGTTGTTCCGGGTCTTGACGTATGAATAGCGCTAGTTGTTTACCATCAGCTTGCACCGGGACACCAATGGTATTTCGCACATCATTATCAAAAAAGCCTGTGATGAAAATACCTGTATCGAACGAGTCAATTCCATGATATGTCTCTCCGTCTAGTACTTGTTTAATTGTCTTATCTGGTAAATCTTTTTTCCGAAAAGCACCACCAAAATAAGTGGATTTTTCCGCGCCATCTGTCAAATATAATTCGTATCCCAGTTCGCCCACATTTTCCAAGTACTCATTTAAAGAAATCGTAGCATTTGACTCGTAAAATTGTTGGACTTCC
The sequence above is drawn from the Listeria monocytogenes genome and encodes:
- a CDS encoding LapB repeat-containing protein → MKRKLSLIIVAGMILFQSFSAYPLATFAADTKPLKATLQAGSTYASAFPDANLAKVVAQAATGSDDITQVATQDDLDKVVTLTANSKEIANLAGIDLLRNVTSINLSDNKITTVSLKGDITLPNVTSINLRGNDLTTIDIQDQPKLVKVFCDTQDSAELTEVVLKNLPDLKVAGGVSDASGDTIDFSKTRTLTKMTLENLPAMAGALALSECSMTEVTVKNLPLAINITIYDNKVKTLAGLEDLPLITRIYASKNEITELDSLKSFPEVANIAITNNHVSVLPEELKTKLPKLTYINASDQTITLPEQTVASNLVLDNSIKNFGQVATANSISDKGTYKDNQITWTAANLKDVNTVDYGFSESVSQSPIDGTFSGKVTVPLKKVDLPVITARDEIYYDKNANISEQVFLSNVAASVTEGATITSDYDTVVDFTKGGTYEVTLNAKNSAGFEAEPVKVKVHINKALAPVITANPEISYMVFAEVTEADFLKNIQASTNDGSVITSDFGTVVKLNEAGDYTVTLKSVNSDDVDAKPVQVTVRITPKPTPILANVVFDIDDVQTTEAIVVEGFITEPAAPTKDGYTFDGWYDAKTGGNKWNFATNKMPAAGITLYAQFSKIVNNDPQTGGGTTVTENNNGGLSDPPANTNNKAKDQNKKSQTGKHPATGDSQNMLYLLAGLLLVGVSLRIFKKSYSK
- a CDS encoding ABC transporter ATP-binding protein, with protein sequence MTLIMKNISKNYQDGEQVIEVLKNVSLEVAQGEFVAIVGPSGAGKSTFLSIAGALLSPTEGEIAIGGTTLNNMSEKALTKVRLDKVGFIFQGANLIPYLSVRDQLLVIAELSGEKGSAAKERADKLLQELGLTARQNNYPESLSGGEKQRVAIARALMNDPDIILADEPTASLDANRGHKVVQMIADEVKRKNKAAIMVTHDERVLDLVDRVIRIEDGYLKAE
- a CDS encoding ABC transporter permease — encoded protein: MFLALRELKHSKLRYILIGLIMVLIAWLVLFVTGLANGLANDNGAAISSNKATYYVLQKDSDNRLTRSNLTASETESVAKQVKKSESTNLGVQMGTITPPDKDKKTDITYFGIDKTGFMKPAISEGTEPQKTTEVVADISLKESGYKLGSKLKDSATGEEFTITAFTKNNTFSHSPVIFVGWDAWKLVHQTNQAAEGEYNAVALDVSESTAKNLSLGSMKLSSSKEVLQGIPGYSEEQGSLLMMIAFLFVIAAFVLAAFFYVITIQKINQFGILKAVGARTAYLGRSIVTQVVFLSVVSLLIGNGLTFGLAAILPASMPFTLSPVLAIGCSALFLVVAVIGSMLSLYRVAKVDALEAIGRAN
- a CDS encoding InlB B-repeat-containing protein, with amino-acid sequence MKRKISLLIAVGIILLQLSADPFAIWASENNGNNANAAETATKYKVILDVQGNLTITEELEAGELIKTNPAIPVVEGYAFWGWYDQPNGQGVRWTPTGLPMPGHDLHLYGYFTIKTYTATLISEERTATQPVVYQNKINEPTKPVKDGYTFIGWYDAETGGKKWDFANDLMPGKNITLYARFASKTYPMTFDNGGVTTTETVDYDGLAEEPTTPTKAGYTFDGWYDAETGGKKWDFAQDKMPANPVTLYARFTMNNYTATFNNDGTTTTQTVDYQEALTEPTEPTKDGYTFDGWYDAQTGGTKWNFATNKMPANNITLYARYSVKSYTATFDKEGTTTTQTANYDSLLTEPAAPTKDGYTFDGWYDAETGGTKWNFATNKMPAKNVTLYARFTVKSYTATFDKDGTTTTQTVNYDSLIQEPTAPTKDGYTFTGWYDAETGGNKWDFAANKMPAKNVTLYARFSTNAYTATFDKEGTTTTQAVDYDSLLTEPTAPTKDGYTFDGWYDAETGGTKWNFATNKMPAKNMTLYARFSLKAYTATFNVEDTTTTQAVDYDALIEEPTAPTKEGHTFDGWYDAETGGSKWDFAANKMPAKDVTLYARFTVKSYTVTLNGEAVTTQTVDYLGLLQEPTAPIKAGYTFDGWYDAETGGNKWDFATNKMPANDLALYARFTKNPVAPVDPVDPVNPIQPSDPSDPSDPSDPSDPAHQDDPIDNILPATEKTNITAAVKPANDPVKITKQSKKLPKTGDQENILYLLIGLLLIAGTFGYIKKMSHK